From a single Candidatus Izimaplasma bacterium HR1 genomic region:
- a CDS encoding Amidohydrolase, translating to MKIIDAHIHFSNIKSFKEICSKSRVDYSLEGFNNEFEDYIAIGMGVTENKGIFPDDTSINPMTLDLDVNPNNLYTCLGFNPNQDINIDEFEKQITEKVVGLKIYAGYYHYHVHDNVYKPLLDIARKHNLPVVIHSGDTFSQKGLLKYSHPLEVDELAVMNPDINFMIAHFGDPWIMTAAEVAAKNANVYIDLSGLIVGDFHQVERFRKQEFVSHITRGLVYLDNYKKILYGSDWPLVDTRSYIKFIKELIPKEHQEDVFYNNAKNLFKI from the coding sequence ATGAAGATAATCGATGCACATATTCATTTCTCAAACATTAAGTCATTTAAAGAAATTTGCTCTAAATCAAGAGTTGATTATTCTTTAGAAGGATTTAACAACGAGTTTGAAGATTATATAGCTATTGGGATGGGAGTCACAGAAAACAAAGGTATATTCCCAGACGATACTAGTATAAATCCAATGACACTTGATTTAGATGTTAATCCAAACAACCTATATACTTGTCTAGGTTTTAATCCTAATCAAGATATAAATATTGATGAATTTGAAAAGCAGATTACTGAAAAAGTTGTTGGTCTTAAAATATATGCTGGATACTATCATTATCATGTGCATGATAATGTTTATAAGCCATTACTAGACATCGCAAGAAAACATAACCTCCCTGTTGTTATTCATTCAGGAGATACATTCAGTCAAAAAGGATTACTCAAATACTCTCATCCACTAGAAGTAGATGAATTAGCTGTTATGAATCCTGATATAAACTTCATGATAGCTCATTTCGGTGATCCATGGATTATGACAGCAGCTGAGGTCGCAGCTAAAAATGCTAACGTTTATATCGATCTTAGTGGACTAATTGTTGGTGACTTTCATCAAGTAGAACGATTTAGAAAACAAGAATTTGTATCTCACATAACAAGAGGTTTAGTCTATCTAGATAACTATAAAAAAATATTATACGGTTCAGATTGGCCTTTAGTAGATACTAGAAGCTACATTAAATTCATAAAAGAACTAATACCAAAAGAACATCAAGAAGATGTCTTTTATAATAATGCAAAGAACTTATTCAAAATATAA
- a CDS encoding putative ABC transporter ATP-binding protein, with product MIEVNINNISKTFGADLIFENISFDIKTNERIGLIGPNGSGKTTLIKMLYGVENINSGSVSFRKGSKLGYLDQIPDYEDNVSVLEILEMSFEETYKIKKIMDELSHSFGDLSPNELDKALKEYSRLTEIYEHMDGYNTDTKINKVCAGLRINDVMRNSTFNTLSGGEKTRVTLAKILLEEPSVLMLDEPSNHLDLESIEWLETYLNSYKGSVLIVSHDRYFLDNVCKKIVELSTYKAHIFHGNYSYYVIEKERRFLLELKVYLSQQRKINRMEEQIKRYRIWGVMRDSDKMFKRAKELEKRLAKIERLDKPKYDNDKMKLRNADTSRSGKRVLEALNINKAFGDLELLRNATLEMFYKDRLAILGNNGTGKTTLLRMLLEDFPKEDNDFKWGTKLNIGYLAQEVNFENDDQTILDYFMNTHSVNQGVARRELAKGLFIRDDVLKKIRVLSGGEKSKLKLCSLTFNQTNFLILDEPTNHLDIDSREVLEEMLEEFTGTILFISHDRYFIKKIATKIGEIENRQITYYDGDYEYFRFMKKDQAIQTVKKEKKQRVKSPKKEKEVDYYKELESIESKINDINHKMNEFGNDLDKLQELHNEKEILENEYNNMFSIMEDN from the coding sequence ATGATAGAAGTAAATATCAATAATATATCTAAAACCTTTGGTGCTGATTTAATCTTTGAAAACATTAGTTTTGATATCAAAACTAATGAGAGAATTGGACTAATTGGACCAAATGGTAGTGGAAAGACAACGTTAATAAAAATGTTATATGGAGTTGAAAACATAAATTCCGGTAGTGTTTCTTTTCGTAAAGGATCCAAACTAGGGTATCTAGATCAAATTCCTGATTATGAAGATAATGTTTCAGTTCTAGAAATCTTAGAAATGTCTTTTGAAGAAACATATAAAATAAAGAAAATAATGGACGAACTATCCCATTCGTTTGGTGACCTGAGTCCCAACGAACTTGACAAAGCACTAAAAGAATATTCTCGTCTTACTGAAATCTACGAACATATGGACGGATATAACACCGATACTAAAATAAACAAAGTTTGTGCTGGTTTAAGAATTAATGATGTTATGAGAAACTCTACATTTAATACCTTATCGGGTGGTGAAAAAACTAGGGTTACTCTTGCTAAAATACTATTAGAAGAACCAAGTGTCTTAATGTTAGATGAGCCATCTAACCATTTAGACTTAGAATCTATCGAATGGTTAGAAACGTATCTTAACAGTTATAAGGGTAGTGTTCTAATTGTTTCTCATGATAGATACTTTTTAGATAATGTCTGTAAGAAAATAGTTGAACTTTCAACATACAAAGCTCATATATTCCATGGTAATTACAGTTACTATGTGATTGAAAAAGAAAGAAGATTCTTACTAGAGTTAAAAGTCTATTTATCTCAACAAAGAAAAATAAACCGTATGGAAGAACAAATCAAAAGATACCGTATTTGGGGAGTTATGCGCGATAGCGACAAAATGTTTAAAAGAGCTAAGGAATTAGAAAAAAGACTAGCTAAAATTGAACGCTTAGATAAACCAAAATATGACAATGATAAAATGAAACTAAGGAATGCTGATACTTCAAGAAGTGGTAAAAGAGTGCTTGAAGCATTGAACATAAATAAGGCATTTGGAGATTTAGAATTATTAAGAAATGCTACTCTTGAGATGTTTTATAAAGACCGTTTAGCTATTCTTGGGAATAATGGTACAGGAAAAACAACTCTACTACGAATGCTTTTAGAAGACTTTCCCAAAGAAGATAACGACTTCAAGTGGGGCACAAAACTAAACATTGGTTATCTTGCTCAAGAAGTGAATTTTGAGAATGATGATCAGACAATTCTTGATTACTTCATGAATACACATAGTGTAAATCAAGGTGTAGCTCGTAGAGAACTTGCCAAAGGTTTATTCATTAGAGATGATGTTCTCAAGAAAATAAGAGTATTAAGTGGTGGAGAAAAATCAAAACTTAAACTCTGTTCATTAACTTTTAATCAGACGAACTTCTTAATCTTAGATGAACCTACAAACCATCTTGATATTGATAGTAGAGAAGTATTAGAAGAAATGTTAGAAGAGTTTACTGGAACAATTCTATTTATCTCACACGATAGATACTTCATTAAGAAGATAGCTACTAAAATTGGTGAGATAGAGAATAGACAAATTACATACTATGATGGTGATTATGAGTATTTCCGTTTTATGAAGAAGGATCAGGCAATTCAAACAGTAAAAAAAGAAAAGAAGCAACGAGTTAAATCACCTAAGAAAGAAAAAGAAGTAGATTACTATAAAGAACTAGAATCAATTGAAAGCAAAATTAATGATATAAATCATAAAATGAATGAATTTGGCAATGATTTAGATAAACTACAAGAACTGCATAATGAGAAAGAGATACTTGAGAATGAGTATAACAACATGTTTTCAATAATGGAGGACAACTAA
- a CDS encoding GtrA-like protein, producing the protein MENKNENTEHMVKFFFFSVSAGLIQILSFTILHELFNLIYWPSYLVALILSVLWNFTLNRKFTFKSAANVPIAMMKVTVFYAIFTPLSLW; encoded by the coding sequence ATGGAAAATAAGAATGAAAATACTGAACATATGGTTAAGTTCTTTTTCTTTTCTGTTTCTGCAGGATTGATTCAAATTCTATCGTTCACTATACTTCACGAATTATTCAATCTTATATATTGGCCATCTTATTTAGTTGCTTTAATACTTTCTGTATTATGGAACTTCACATTAAATCGAAAGTTTACCTTTAAAAGCGCAGCCAATGTACCAATTGCTATGATGAAAGTAACGGTATTCTACGCAATATTTACACCCCTTTCACTATGGTAG
- the ndhI_1 gene encoding NAD(P)H-quinone oxidoreductase subunit I, chloroplastic, with amino-acid sequence MAKGYIIIDVDECKGCNLCTSYCPVSILKLDDTKTNKRGYTPLMVTEPEKCIACAFCATMCPDSVITVERYIKEAK; translated from the coding sequence ATGGCAAAAGGTTATATTATTATTGATGTAGATGAATGTAAGGGATGTAACTTATGTACCTCATACTGTCCAGTTAGTATTTTAAAACTGGATGACACAAAAACAAACAAAAGAGGGTACACTCCACTTATGGTAACTGAACCTGAGAAATGTATTGCTTGTGCTTTTTGTGCAACAATGTGTCCTGATTCAGTTATTACAGTAGAAAGATATATTAAGGAGGCTAAATAA
- the padG gene encoding NADH-dependent phenylglyoxylate dehydrogenase subunit alpha: MAKVLMKGNEAMALAAIKAGCEAFYGYPITPQNELPEYMSKHMQANGRVFVQSESEVAAINMVYGAAGAGARVLTSSSSPGIALKQEGITYIAGAELPAVIINVMRGGPGLGGIQPSQGDYKQITRGGGNGDYYLYSLAPESLQEAVDLIKESFDIADYYRNPVMIAVDGLIGQMMEPVDFENEVPKWDLEEKTWAADGNRKNGRPKNIINSLYLDPLVLEQHNYKLKAKYDDMKKNHQRYEMINMENAEIAIVAFGSTSRIARTSIELLAEKGINCGIIRPITIYPFPTNAFKEIPKTVKELLVVEMNTGQMVDDVRLADEFKHPIHFYGRVGGVVPEAEEIAEQVMKIVGGEK; this comes from the coding sequence ATGGCAAAAGTACTAATGAAGGGTAACGAAGCTATGGCATTAGCTGCTATCAAAGCAGGTTGCGAAGCTTTTTATGGTTATCCTATTACTCCGCAAAATGAATTGCCTGAATACATGAGTAAACATATGCAAGCTAATGGGCGTGTATTTGTTCAAAGTGAATCAGAAGTAGCTGCTATTAACATGGTTTATGGTGCTGCTGGAGCAGGAGCAAGAGTTTTAACAAGTTCTAGTAGTCCGGGTATTGCTTTAAAACAAGAAGGAATTACTTACATCGCTGGTGCAGAATTACCTGCAGTTATTATTAACGTTATGCGCGGTGGACCAGGTTTAGGTGGAATTCAACCTTCACAAGGTGATTATAAGCAAATCACACGTGGTGGAGGAAACGGAGATTACTACTTATATAGTTTAGCTCCAGAAAGTTTACAAGAAGCAGTAGACTTAATTAAAGAATCATTCGATATCGCAGATTACTATCGTAATCCTGTTATGATTGCAGTCGATGGTTTAATTGGACAAATGATGGAACCTGTCGATTTTGAAAATGAAGTTCCAAAATGGGACTTAGAAGAAAAAACTTGGGCAGCAGATGGAAATAGAAAAAACGGAAGACCAAAAAATATAATTAATAGTTTATATTTGGATCCTTTAGTTTTAGAACAACACAATTATAAATTAAAAGCAAAGTATGATGACATGAAGAAAAATCATCAAAGATATGAAATGATCAACATGGAAAATGCTGAAATTGCAATTGTTGCATTCGGTTCTACATCTCGTATTGCTAGAACTTCAATTGAACTTTTAGCTGAAAAAGGTATTAACTGTGGGATTATTAGACCTATCACAATTTACCCATTCCCGACTAATGCATTCAAAGAAATACCTAAAACAGTAAAAGAGTTATTAGTAGTGGAAATGAATACTGGTCAAATGGTTGATGATGTAAGATTAGCAGACGAATTTAAACACCCAATTCACTTCTACGGACGCGTTGGTGGAGTTGTTCCAGAAGCAGAAGAAATTGCGGAACAAGTTATGAAAATTGTTGGAGGTGAAAAATAA
- the korB gene encoding 2-oxoglutarate oxidoreductase subunit KorB has product MPESKTVYKKSEGLSNIRTTYCPGCTHGIIHKLVAECLVDLDVLDRTIGISSVGCSALNYDFFSCDMQQAAHGRAPAVATGIKRVRPNSIIFTYQGDGDLASIGIAEAIHAAHRGENITIVFVNNAIYGMTGGQMAPTTLIGQKTTTSQDGRDAATTGLPLRISEMMATIPGATYIERVSVHDPKHVNRAKKALKKAFQIQKDNKGFTLIEFISTCPVNWGMTPKDAVDWAVDNMIPYYPLGVFKDKTVEEEK; this is encoded by the coding sequence ATGCCAGAAAGCAAAACTGTATATAAAAAATCAGAAGGATTATCAAATATTAGAACAACATATTGTCCTGGATGTACACATGGTATTATTCATAAATTAGTAGCAGAATGTTTAGTTGATCTAGACGTTTTAGATAGAACAATCGGAATTAGTAGTGTTGGATGTAGTGCTTTAAACTACGATTTCTTTAGTTGTGACATGCAACAAGCGGCTCACGGTAGAGCTCCAGCAGTGGCAACTGGTATTAAAAGAGTTAGACCTAATTCGATTATATTTACATATCAAGGTGACGGAGACTTAGCAAGTATTGGTATTGCAGAAGCAATCCATGCAGCACACCGTGGTGAAAACATCACAATCGTATTCGTAAATAACGCAATTTACGGTATGACAGGTGGACAAATGGCCCCTACAACTTTAATTGGACAAAAAACAACAACATCACAAGATGGTAGAGATGCAGCAACAACTGGATTACCACTTAGAATAAGTGAAATGATGGCTACTATCCCTGGTGCAACATATATTGAACGTGTTAGTGTACACGATCCAAAACACGTTAACAGAGCAAAAAAAGCTCTTAAAAAAGCATTTCAAATTCAAAAAGATAACAAGGGATTCACATTAATTGAATTTATCTCAACATGTCCTGTAAACTGGGGAATGACTCCAAAAGACGCAGTTGATTGGGCAGTAGATAATATGATTCCTTATTATCCTCTAGGAGTATTTAAAGATAAAACTGTAGAGGAGGAAAAATAA
- the porC gene encoding Pyruvate synthase subunit PorC → MINEKVIIAGFGGQGVMLMGQLLSFCATAKDINTLWFPSYGPETRGGTANCSVTISEEYVNSPVISTPDSTIIMNKPSLQKFMPKLKKGGNLFVNTNLVKGLEYRDDVKVYEVPINDLARKIGNLKVSNMIMLGAYLEVTGLFTDEEVISIMRKKFTGSKAKLIDINKIALETGRQAVKK, encoded by the coding sequence ATGATTAATGAAAAAGTAATTATTGCCGGATTCGGTGGACAAGGTGTTATGCTAATGGGACAATTATTATCTTTTTGCGCAACAGCAAAAGATATAAATACATTATGGTTCCCTTCATACGGACCAGAAACACGCGGTGGTACTGCTAATTGTTCTGTAACCATATCTGAGGAATATGTAAACAGTCCAGTAATTAGCACCCCAGATAGTACGATTATTATGAACAAACCATCATTACAAAAATTTATGCCTAAACTGAAAAAAGGTGGTAACTTATTTGTTAACACAAACTTAGTTAAAGGTTTAGAATACCGTGACGATGTAAAAGTATACGAAGTCCCAATCAATGATTTGGCGCGAAAAATCGGTAACTTAAAAGTATCTAATATGATTATGTTAGGTGCGTATCTAGAAGTAACTGGATTATTTACAGATGAAGAAGTAATTAGCATTATGAGAAAGAAATTTACAGGAAGTAAAGCGAAATTAATTGATATCAATAAAATCGCTTTAGAGACAGGAAGACAAGCTGTTAAAAAGTAA
- the pta_2 gene encoding Phosphate acetyltransferase: MFRNFTQVVDYARKLETKDLIVASPEDTTILIAINDAYQMNLIRPVLVGDKKKILDQLMELGISKRGYEIYNAVDPKDAALMSVKLVSKHENSILMKGLLQTRTLLHEVLDEDHGLYTGSFLSHIGVLEIPNYHKLLFISDAILNVLPNEEEKIKIIDNTYNFVKSLGIYKPKIALVSAIETVDEEVPSTVESRNIVLALRDQEKFYIGGPMSIDIAVSHESAETKGIQHVVAGDADVLIFPNIEAGNTFYKSTTFFGNSNVAGLILGAKNPIVLTSRSDSYRSKLYSIALAVVSTDIT; this comes from the coding sequence ATGTTTCGTAATTTCACACAAGTAGTTGATTACGCTAGAAAACTAGAGACAAAGGATCTAATCGTTGCAAGTCCAGAAGATACTACCATCTTAATAGCTATTAATGATGCGTATCAAATGAACTTAATTAGACCTGTTTTAGTTGGCGACAAGAAGAAAATTCTTGATCAACTTATGGAACTAGGGATAAGTAAAAGAGGATATGAGATATACAACGCAGTTGATCCAAAAGACGCTGCTTTAATGAGTGTAAAACTAGTAAGTAAACATGAGAACTCGATATTGATGAAAGGATTATTACAAACAAGAACATTACTTCATGAAGTCCTAGATGAAGATCATGGTTTATATACCGGTTCTTTCTTGTCACATATCGGAGTTTTAGAGATACCAAATTATCACAAATTATTATTTATTAGTGATGCTATCTTAAACGTTTTACCAAACGAAGAAGAAAAGATTAAAATCATTGATAATACATATAATTTCGTGAAAAGTTTAGGTATATATAAACCAAAAATTGCTCTTGTTAGTGCGATTGAAACAGTTGATGAAGAAGTACCATCAACTGTTGAATCGAGAAATATTGTTTTGGCACTAAGAGATCAAGAGAAATTCTATATTGGTGGACCAATGAGTATAGATATCGCAGTAAGTCACGAATCAGCAGAGACAAAAGGTATTCAACATGTTGTTGCTGGTGACGCAGATGTCTTAATATTTCCTAACATAGAAGCTGGAAATACATTTTATAAATCAACAACTTTCTTTGGAAATTCTAATGTAGCTGGTTTAATCTTAGGTGCTAAGAACCCAATAGTATTAACAAGTAGATCGGATTCATACCGCAGTAAACTGTATTCGATTGCTTTAGCCGTGGTCAGCACCGATATAACATGA